The sequence TCATTTCTCCTCATCTCTCTACCATTGTATACGGTTGAATCTCTATCTAGAGTGATCGAACATAGAAGGAAAACGGTTTGCAAAAAATGTGGAAAAAAAATGGTAATTCGCACGGGTCCATTTAGTACTTTCCTTGGATGCTCTGCTTTTCCTCAATGCGATAACAAAGAAAAGTACCAAGAGCCCCCAGAAGTAAAGGTAAATAAGGACTTGTAGTGGAGGCTGGTACATACACTGTCTGGACTGGGCATAAATCTCTCTCATATGGGTAATGCGGGCGGCGCTCTCGGTTTTGTTGACGTGCTAACCGCCAGGGCCGGAAGCACGCATAGTCTCCACCCGGATCTCCTTTTCCGACCAAGTGGGTTTCTCTGGCGGCATGAGCAGGCTAACCCCGACATACCAATTCTTCCGTTTGTAGTGAGGGCGCAAGGGACTCCGGCATATCCAGAGAATTGTGCCGCACCATGCTTGCACCACAGGCAATTCCTCGCCCTCCAACGAAAAGAGCAGGGAGTGGATGTTACCACCCAATATATATTACCAAGAAGGAAGGCCTGATGGAGTGCTATCGGTAGGGCTGATACTCGAAACAAGATAAGGAGGAAGAGAGGAAAACAGCCAGATATAACAGCGAAAAAGAGGCCAAGCTGGCGAGGCAACGGCCCGCTTGCCTGCCAAAGCATAGCTCACAGGCCGCGCTCACGCATCGGAAGAACCACGAACTCGTTTACAGTTCTTGGGGCAGCGCAAACCTCATGAGTTTGCGTCAGGATTCATCACCAAAGACTGGATGACTTCGGATAGCCGCCTGAGTTATTGGCCACTGACCTCAGGCACCCAGCCGTCATTCAAGGTCTGCATAAATGCCACAATTGCCCATTCTTCCTCTTCACTCAGGCCGAGGTTGCCCAACTCCTCATTATTAACATTGACTCCCACTTCCGGTTGCGGCCAGCAGTTTTGGCCCGGTTGTGCGTCTGCAATCTTTTCACAAACCGGCAGCACATCACGGGTGTTGTAGAAATGAGTGACATCCTTCAGGCTTTTAAACACGCCGTTATGACCAAAGGCCTTAACAAAATCGAGGCCGGGCCGCTTATCGACATTGCGCAGGGTTGGCACCTTATGTTTGCCCTGGTTCTTTTCCGCCAAATGAGCAAAACGCGGCACCACGGCCAAAAAACCGCCCAACCCGGGGTCTACCCAGGAAGAGCCTTTCGGATTGAACTCCGGCGGCATCCGGTAGGTGGGGTTAACGGGATTTCTCGGCAGGCCGAGGTTGTCAAAAGTGAAATCGGTAAAGAGAGGTGGAGAACCATCGTCCCTCGGCTCACTGGGATGGCATTCGGCGCATTTCCCCCGTTTTTTGTCTTCGAAGAGTCGCAGCCCCTTAAGTTCCAGTGCACTGAGCGGGTATTTCTGAGGATTACGCAGATAATAATCGTACTTGGAGGTGAACGGGTTGACCTCGGCAGAGTTTTCGTAAGCAAAAACTGCCTGCCCGATGGCATTATAGGCGTTGACAGTGTTGTCGCAGATGGTAGCGCCGAATAGGCTTCGCAACTGATCACCGTAGGCCGAGGCGCAGACCTTGTTAACGACCGATGCCGCATCGGGAAGGTTATGCTCCACCGGATTAAGGAAGGGACCCTGCGCCTGGTCGGCAGCCGCTTGACCCAGCAGCCATCCGGTCGCCCGGCCATCCCAGAAATTACCGCCGATGAAGATCTCTTCTTCCTGATCATAATGCAACACCGGGCTCTGGGTGGCATAGGCCGCACTCGGAGGTTTACGGTTGCCGAAACGTTCGTGGGCCGCCCCAGGATAGACGGAACCGGTCAGATTGAGATCAGACCTGGGGCCTGTCCAGCCGACAACCGGGTCATGGCAAGTAGAACAGGACTGCCCTTCCGGACGGGAAAGAGCTGGATCGAAAAACAATTCTTTCCCGAGTTGTTCAAGATCGGTAAGCACACGGGGTTCGCTCAGCTGTGCCTCCGTCCCCCTCCCTCCCATGCCGCCGACGCATCCGGCAAGAAGCAGAAACCCTCCAAACAAAACGATTATCCGCATCAAGAAACCTCCTGATATCATTAACGATGAATAACATAACTGTCCAACAACATACAAAATAATACTACGTCTCACAACATAAACACCACCAGTCGTAAAGGCGTGCGCTTTAGGCCAGAGTGAATATTTTCACCTTTTACAGCTCGGCATTGTCTTGTTAAAAGGTTAGTGGGCGTCAGACGGAGAAGAGGCATGCAGTACGGTAGCGGGATTCGGACAACGGCAGGGAACAGCTGGCCGCAGAAACGAGTAAGGGGCTTTATCGAATAACTAAAGCGCGAGAAATCCGTTGCGGCAGGTACGGTTGAAAGGGCAGGTCAGGACACGCCACAATCAGAGCGCCGGAGGCAGAGGACATAACTCGGAAATTACCTTGGGACACTACAGTCAATTGATCTCCGGCGAGAGAGCACACGCCATACTTACTGCCCGTGCCAGCGCCACCAAAACCGGCATCTTGACATTCTGGCCCTCGCTGCTAGCAGACGCTCCGATCAAAACACACTTGGCCGTATTGACTGATGATTGACTCAAGCATGTCCTTCTGCCCTAAGGAAAGATCCGTAAACCTAACACTACAGCGCCACTGATCCAGAATAGACCCGGACAAAGGACGATCTGAGATGATTTGAGCGTGCAGACCGGTAAGGGAAAAATCGTCAACAGAGATCCC is a genomic window of Desulfobulbaceae bacterium containing:
- a CDS encoding cytochrome C, whose product is MRIIVLFGGFLLLAGCVGGMGGRGTEAQLSEPRVLTDLEQLGKELFFDPALSRPEGQSCSTCHDPVVGWTGPRSDLNLTGSVYPGAAHERFGNRKPPSAAYATQSPVLHYDQEEEIFIGGNFWDGRATGWLLGQAAADQAQGPFLNPVEHNLPDAASVVNKVCASAYGDQLRSLFGATICDNTVNAYNAIGQAVFAYENSAEVNPFTSKYDYYLRNPQKYPLSALELKGLRLFEDKKRGKCAECHPSEPRDDGSPPLFTDFTFDNLGLPRNPVNPTYRMPPEFNPKGSSWVDPGLGGFLAVVPRFAHLAEKNQGKHKVPTLRNVDKRPGLDFVKAFGHNGVFKSLKDVTHFYNTRDVLPVCEKIADAQPGQNCWPQPEVGVNVNNEELGNLGLSEEEEWAIVAFMQTLNDGWVPEVSGQ